In a genomic window of Mercenaria mercenaria strain notata chromosome 19, MADL_Memer_1, whole genome shotgun sequence:
- the LOC123542975 gene encoding ficolin-1-like → MVAQGPSELRIDVSSVSGDEGYTTFQDFSISAGPSYTLQISLGVGTIADSTADGLSFNNNAKFSTHDKDQDSSSGNCASYNEGAWWFSVCMYVHLNGQYCIPGTTTCGYHGMIYYKFKVLESLLTSRMMFRRV, encoded by the exons ATGGTAGCCCAGGGACCATCAGAACTTCGAATTGACGTTTCGTCTGTTTCCGGAGACGAAGGCTACACAACCTTCCAGGACTTTTCAATATCAGCTGGTCCTAGTTACACATTGCAGATTTCGTTAGGAGTTGGAACTATAG CTGACAGTACAGCTGATGGGCTGTCATTTAACAATAATGCAAAATTTAGTACCCATGACAAGGACCAGGATTCATCTAGTGGGAACTGTGCATCGTATAATGAAGGCGCTTGGTGGTTTAGTGTATGCATGTACGTACACCTGAACGGGCAGTATTGTATACCTGGAACAACAACATGTGGCTATCACGGGATGATATATTACAAATTTAAGGTTCTCGAGTCTTTACTTACATCTCGTATGATGTTTAGAAGAGTGTGA
- the LOC128551016 gene encoding fibropellin-3-like: MLPWSLIIAVSSHSAHQYKYWQSGRFPIEAVPYFILLDYNIIDECTSFPCQNAGTCIDTVNGYSCICPEGSTGLNCEQDIDECQSSPCMNNGSCVDMLNGYTCTCVPGYSGIHCEQDINECSSSPCQNGSTCVDGINEYSCACIAGFTGVNCEQDIDECASLPCQNGGTCVSGVNLYTCACTAGFYGINCAAINICSSSPCQNGGTCVNMLFGYLCTCLPEYTGLHCEQACFTGSPWNYTGTINLTLTGRQCQRWDSQTPHSHTCTDLQYFPETVLADAQNYCRNPESSYDTPWCFTTDAAKEWENCDVIEC, from the exons atgttgCC TTGGTCTCTGATCATCGCTGTCTCATCTCATagtgcacatcagtacaaatattggCAGTCGGGTCgtttcccgattgaggcagtgccttatttcatattattagaCTATAATA TCATAGATGAATGCACGAGTTTCCCATGTCAAAATGCAGGGACATGTATTGACACAGTGAACGGATATTCATGTATCTGTCCTGAAGGGTCTACTGGTTTGAACTGTGAGCAAG ATATTGACGAATGTCAAAGTTCACCGTGCATGAATAATGGCAGCTGTGTTGATATGTTGAACGGGTACACATGTACTTGTGTACCTGGATACAGCGGGATACATTGCGAACAAG atatcaaTGAATGCTCGAGTTCCCCGTGCCAGAACGGAAGCACGTGTGTCGACGGAATAAATGAGTATTCCTGTGCATGTATTGCTGGATTTACCGGAGTAAACTGTGAACAAG ACATCGATGAATGCGCGAGTCTCCCGTGTCAGAATGGAGGCACGTGTGTCAGTGGCGTAAATCTCTACACTTGTGCATGCACTGCTGGGTTTTACGGAATAAACTGTGCCG cAATCAACATATGCTCGAGCTCACCGTGTCAGAATGGAGGTACGTGCGTTAATATGCTCTTCGGCTATCTGTGCACGTGCCTGCCAGAATATACGGGATTACACTGTGAACAAG CCTGTTTCACCGGGTCACCATGGAACTACACTGGGACAATAAACCTGACACTAACGGGACGACAGTGTCAGAGGTGGGATTCCCAAACCCCTCACTCGCACACGTGCACAGACTTACAGTACTTCCCGGAAACCGTGCTTGCTGACGCCCAAAATTACTGCAGAAACCCGGAAAGTAGCTATGACACCCCCTGGTGTTTTACAACTGATGCCGCTAAGGAATGGGAAAACTGTGATGTTATAGAATGCTGA